One stretch of Cryptosporidium parvum Iowa II chromosome 3, whole genome shotgun sequence DNA includes these proteins:
- a CDS encoding protein with 12 transmembrane domains (transcripts identified by EST), translating to MMEKPFTCENQTKSGFSSTTLLLFYVVSAPMVGAPYLLPSAVKELLMNNDAYYWLDPDFKLTTMNSLCSLGTSSLLLSGVLGAYFVDLFNNRNTAILSAAFHIMGWIFCFFLDKTWFYFPYIGICLWGISTQLLTLTKTSISVFYDSKKHLVVAMVGGSVGMSFAYMQIMVNLVRYISSKGIDFHYLGINPTQFIIIINCFFSILWMIGFYFIIPKHPFVTPTVDYCTRVSISRSQIMNSLTEFDHEERLSLINSQMVVEVNRCKEDIPYQWTLTFKEQLISIPTILFTIIYSLMWFVRLYFTVNMKSILLDQTSGDLQYSESIINIFGLLLGTTFIAAILVGIFVDLMGIYLFLVLFVASSLLILVLFANFIPYCFLSHLFGIVICVFCYSYFIGCSFSLFTSAFGYTHLNSIQGISSTIAGFFTLVYNLWDSFIHRNYKDNFFFPTIIAIIINSFILILSIFILLYTKRWNSHNSTYFFSINKKTSLIK from the coding sequence ATGATGGAAAAACCATTTACTTGTGAGAATCAAACCAAATCGGGATTTTCCAGTACcacattattattattttatgtGGTTTCTGCACCAATGGTGGGAGCACCATATTTATTGCCATCTGCTGTAAaggaattattaatgaataacGATGCCTATTACTGGTTAGATCCTGACTTCAAGCTAACTACAATGAATAGTCTATGTTCTCTTGGTACATCTTCACTTCTATTATCAGGAGTTTTGGGTGCTTATTTTGtggatttatttaataataggaATACAGCTATTCTATCAGCAGCATTTCACATTATGGGATGGATTTTCTGCTTTTTTTTGGATAAAACTTGGTTCTACTTTCCATATATTGGAATATGTTTGTGGGGAATTTCTACACAACTTCTAACTTTAACAAAGACTTCTATTTCTGTGTTTTATGATTCAAAGAAACATCTTGTTGTAGCAATGGTGGGAGGTTCTGTTGGAATGAGTTTCGCTTATATGCAAATTATGGTTAATTTAGTTCGTtatatttcttctaaagGTATTgatttccattatttaGGAATTAATCCTAcacaatttattataattatcaattgtttcttttcaattctCTGGATGATTGGATTCTACTTTATTATTCCTAAACATCCTTTTGTCACTCCAACTGTTGATTATTGTACAAGAGTTTCTATTTCCAGATCTCAAATTATGAACTCTCTTACTGAATTTGATCATGAGGAGCGtctttcattaattaatagtCAAATGGTTGTTGAAGTTAATAGATGTAAAGAAGATATTCCTTATCAGTGGACTTTAACATTCAAAGAGCAGCTTATTTCTATTCCAACCATTCTTTTTACTATTATATACTCTTTAATGTGGTTTGTAAGGCTTTACTTTACTGTCAATATGAAATCAATTCTACTTGATCAGACTTCTGGAGACTTACAATACTCTGAAtctattataaatatatttggtCTTTTGCTTGGAACTACATTTATTGCAGCTATTTTAGTGGGTATCTTTGTAGATCTAATGGGTATCTACTTATTTTTGGTTTTGTTTGTTGCATCTTctctattaattttggTCCTTTTTGCCAACTTTATTCCGTATTGCTTCTTATCAcatttatttggaattgTCATTTGTGTATTCTGCTATTCCTACTTTATTGGATGTTCCTTCAGTCTCTTTACTTCCGCATTTGGTTATACTCACTTAAATTCAATTCAAGGTATTTCTTCCACAATTGCAGGATTCTTTACCTTAGTATACAATCTTTGGGACTCTTTTATTCATAGAAACTATAAAGATAACTTCTTCTTTCCAACTATTATtgcaattattattaattccttCATCTTAATTCTCTCTATATTTATACTATTATACACAAAACGTTGGAACTCCCACAACTCTACCTACTTCTTCTCTATTAACAAAAAGacttctttaattaagtga
- a CDS encoding protein with 12 transmembrane domains: MAGSETDKRRASGRRGSLESGRGDSLGKNSNESNPGVFREMFGTKENPTVIPFKSIIKNPKIYFPIIALTATLTAGHIQNPDATRELFFKSGAFSFAPEMLESGEAFFTINNVMSVANGAVFIGHMIAGSIIDKFGLLPCALVGHILSIFGYTLMFLLHFSSYAYYFAGICFGISLSCTFASRSRFMQMFPKVKNTVGMLLTIGMDFSLLFPLLQDKLSELFGGTKIVMTSMVIIQAIILIHHAFIFPYGKLPDRMEYKNSNNSRNLEDETTDLIQKDETEEIEQDGIQGYRELSCIRKIFSLPFIAFFIYMLFFALSRIHYQLFFRSTCLMNISDQVSAKKAADYGNIVYSLASYLSLAWGYIVDYNGLIITMQYQIALLIGAYFCAGFKSVSNIIPQILSNVFAGLYTCFANSLTYSFVAGVFGYESFGVVQGLASLSAFASLMSINYWQNFLENVLQRDYNLANKLIMYAAIVILVILFILRMIYVRKSK; this comes from the coding sequence ATGGCTGGCTCAGAAACGGATAAGCGTAGAGCCTCAGGACGAAGAGGAAGCCTTGAAAGTGGCAGAGGAGATTCTCTTGGgaaaaattcaaatgagTCAAATCCAGGAGTTTTCAGAGAGATGTTCGGAACAAAGGAAAATCCTACAGTTATTCCATTTAAATCCATAATTAAGAATCcaaagatttattttccAATTATTGCACTTACAGCAACTCTTACAGCAGGTCATATTCAAAATCCAGATGCAACCAGAGAACTATTCTTTAAAAGTGGTGCATTTTCTTTTGCTCCTGAAATGCTTGAGTCAGGAGAAGCTTTCTTTACCATCAACAATGTTATGTCCGTTGCTAATGGAGCAGTTTTCATTGGTCATATGATTGCAGGTTCtataattgataaatttggTTTACTCCCATGTGCATTGGTAGGCCATATTTTGTCTATTTTTGGATATACCTTAATGTTTTTATTACATTTCTCTTCCTATGCATATTATTTTGCTGGTATATGTTTTGGTATTTCTCTATCATGTACTTTTGCATCCAGATCCAGATTTATGCAGATGTTCCCAAAGGTCAAGAACACTGTTGGAATGCTTCTCACAATTGGTATGGATTTTTCTCTATTATTCCCCTTACTTCAAGATAAGCTTTCAGAACTCTTTGGTGGTACCAAGATTGTAATGACTAGTATGGTAATTATCCAAGCAATAATACTCATTCACCATGCATTTATATTCCCATATGGTAAGCTACCTGATAGAATGGAGTATAAAAACTCTAATAATTCACGTAATCTTGAAGATGAAACCACTGATCTTATTCAAAAGGATGAaactgaagaaattgaacaAGATGGAATTCAAGGTTACAGAGAACTTTCTTGCATTAGGAAGATTTTCTCGCTACCTTTCATTGccttctttatttatatgTTATTCTTTGCCTTATCTAGAATTCATTACCAACTCTTCTTCAGAAGTACTTGCTTGATGAACATTAGCGACCAAGTAAGCGCTAAAAAAGCTGCAGATTATGGAAATATTGTATATTCATTAGCATCTTACTTATCTCTTGCTTGGGGTTACATTGTAGATTACAATGGACTTATTATTACAATGCAGTACCAAATCGCATTACTTATTGGAGCTTACTTCTGCGCAGGATTCAAGTCTGTGAGCAACATTATCCCTCAAATCTTATCCAATGTATTTGCTGGTCTTTATACATGTTTTGCTAATTCTTTAACTTATAGTTTCGTAGCTGGTGTGTTTGGCTACGAAAGCTTTGGTGTTGTACAAGGTTTAGCTTCTCTTTCAGCATTTGCTTCACTTATGTCAATCAATTACTGGCAGAACTTCTTGGAGAACGTTTTACAAAGAGATTACAATCTTGCGAATAAACTTATCATGTATGCCGCCATTGTAATCCTTGTaattttattcatattaaGAATGATTTACGTTAGAAAAAGCAAGTAA